Proteins encoded within one genomic window of Lysinibacillus louembei:
- a CDS encoding aldo/keto reductase codes for MKKRTLGKSEIEISELSFGCMSLPLNINEAKSIVDTAIDAGINYFDTADLYNQGDNERIVGEILKQHRQQLILATKVGNRFEKGQEGWSWDASASYIKNALKDSLQRLQTDYIDVYQLHGGTIDDNLDEVIATFEELKKEGLIRAYGISSIRPNVFLPFTEKGQAVSNMMQYSMLDRRAEEWFPALSANGVSVVTRGSIAKGLLTKEWRTRLQNYMSYSQQELETLLSSLEEQYGSLHSLAIAFNLQHQAIASTVIGASSKQQLLENIAAYDAIKNLPALDTVEELLKKDLYTEHR; via the coding sequence ATGAAAAAAAGAACGCTAGGAAAAAGCGAGATTGAAATTTCTGAACTGAGCTTTGGTTGTATGTCATTGCCCCTGAATATAAATGAAGCAAAGTCCATTGTAGACACTGCTATTGATGCAGGTATTAACTATTTTGATACAGCAGATTTATATAATCAAGGCGACAATGAACGCATCGTTGGTGAGATTTTAAAGCAGCATCGTCAGCAGCTTATTCTGGCAACAAAGGTTGGCAATCGTTTTGAAAAAGGACAGGAAGGCTGGTCATGGGACGCCTCAGCAAGCTATATAAAAAATGCGCTGAAGGATAGCCTACAGCGCCTGCAAACAGACTATATCGATGTTTATCAGCTACATGGCGGCACAATTGATGACAATTTAGATGAAGTTATCGCTACATTTGAGGAATTAAAAAAAGAGGGGCTTATCCGTGCTTATGGTATTTCCTCAATTCGCCCAAATGTCTTTCTACCTTTTACTGAAAAGGGACAAGCCGTCAGCAATATGATGCAATACAGCATGCTTGACCGCCGCGCAGAGGAATGGTTCCCAGCACTTTCAGCAAATGGCGTTTCTGTTGTCACACGTGGCTCCATTGCGAAAGGACTACTAACAAAGGAATGGCGCACGCGCTTGCAAAACTATATGAGCTATTCACAGCAAGAGCTAGAAACGCTATTATCTAGCCTTGAGGAGCAATACGGCTCATTACATAGCTTAGCAATCGCCTTCAACTTGCAGCATCAAGCAATCGCCTCCACTGTTATCGGCGCAAGCTCAAAGCAACAGTTGCTTGAAAATATTGCTGCATACGATGCAATAAAAAATTTACCCGCTCTTGATACTGTTGAGGAGCTGCTAAAGAAGGACCTCTATACAGAGCATCGATGA
- a CDS encoding IS3 family transposase produces the protein MSKQLFSPKQMEQLQQNPHVVKVTERTITYADTFKSQFIDEYLAGKTPRQIFSEYGFDIEVLGMKRVEQASSRWRKAYDQNGLIGLTDTRKTSSGRPLQRELTMTEMVERQAARIELLEGQIELLKKLEVTERRLLSDSQKQSARKVFQLIADTLKQFPFKRMVTYFCTLLNVSRSGYYRFLETEEARAVKEKRDEEARDQILKAFKRRGYKKGSRSIKMTLEQDFDLVMNRKKIQRIMRKYGVVCPHRKPNPYKQMAKATKEHRVVPNLLNREFKQGVAGKVLLTDISYIPYNGTMAYLSTIKDGSTNEILAYHVSDRITLGIATTTVKKLFRNKRVKLQPDAFIHSDQGVHYTSPKFQKLLKHYKLGQSMSRRGNCWDNAPQESFFGHLKDEVDFSMAKTLDEVRAKIDHYMVYYNNYRYQWNLKKMAPVQYRNHLLAA, from the coding sequence ATGAGTAAACAATTATTTTCACCAAAACAGATGGAACAACTACAACAGAATCCACATGTAGTCAAAGTAACCGAACGAACAATTACGTACGCAGATACATTTAAAAGCCAATTTATCGATGAGTATTTGGCTGGTAAAACACCAAGACAGATCTTTAGCGAATATGGCTTTGATATCGAAGTGCTCGGGATGAAGCGTGTTGAACAAGCTTCTTCACGTTGGCGAAAAGCGTATGATCAAAATGGATTAATTGGTCTGACAGATACGCGAAAAACGAGCTCAGGCAGACCGTTACAGCGTGAATTAACCATGACAGAAATGGTAGAAAGACAAGCGGCTCGTATTGAATTATTAGAAGGACAAATCGAGCTACTAAAAAAGCTCGAAGTGACCGAAAGGAGGCTGCTCAGCGACAGTCAAAAACAAAGCGCACGTAAAGTATTTCAACTCATTGCAGATACGCTTAAGCAGTTTCCATTTAAACGCATGGTGACGTATTTTTGTACGCTTTTAAACGTCTCTCGTTCAGGCTATTATCGCTTTTTAGAGACAGAAGAAGCACGAGCTGTAAAGGAAAAACGAGATGAAGAAGCACGCGACCAGATCTTAAAAGCCTTTAAGCGTCGTGGTTATAAGAAAGGTTCACGCTCGATTAAAATGACGCTTGAACAAGATTTTGATCTCGTCATGAACCGAAAGAAAATCCAGCGTATTATGCGTAAATATGGCGTCGTTTGCCCACATCGTAAACCGAATCCCTATAAACAAATGGCGAAAGCAACGAAAGAACATCGCGTGGTGCCGAATTTATTAAACCGTGAATTCAAACAAGGTGTGGCAGGTAAAGTATTACTAACAGACATCAGCTATATTCCATACAACGGAACGATGGCTTATTTATCGACCATAAAAGACGGCTCAACGAATGAAATTTTAGCGTATCATGTATCAGACCGTATTACGCTAGGTATCGCCACAACAACGGTGAAAAAACTCTTCCGTAATAAACGTGTAAAGCTCCAGCCAGATGCTTTCATCCACTCCGATCAAGGTGTTCATTATACAAGCCCTAAATTCCAAAAGCTTTTAAAGCACTACAAACTTGGTCAATCGATGTCACGTCGAGGTAACTGTTGGGATAATGCCCCACAAGAATCCTTCTTCGGACACTTAAAAGACGAGGTTGATTTCAGCATGGCCAAAACGTTAGACGAGGTACGTGCTAAAATCGATCACTACATGGTCTACTACAATAATTATCGCTATCAATGGAACCTAAAAAAGATGGCTCCTGTACAATACAGAAACCATCTCTTGGCAGCCTAA
- a CDS encoding YqkE family protein yields the protein MAKKKTGQKQAAQQKPVQEKAPTLQDQLGGDVLAKLKATKQALVDKEQAAEEERQARLVFERKQREKNMSFEELLEQYGDKGSKF from the coding sequence ATGGCGAAAAAGAAAACAGGTCAAAAGCAAGCAGCGCAGCAAAAACCTGTACAAGAAAAAGCACCAACATTGCAGGATCAACTTGGTGGTGATGTGCTAGCAAAATTAAAGGCAACAAAACAGGCGTTAGTTGATAAAGAACAGGCTGCTGAAGAGGAGCGTCAAGCACGGCTGGTCTTTGAACGCAAGCAACGCGAGAAAAATATGAGCTTTGAGGAATTGCTAGAGCAATATGGTGATAAAGGCTCGAAATTTTAA